AGTTTAATAgttgttaaattaaatttttatatcaaaaatgtgTGGCTAAACTCTTTTTTATCACCCAAATAAGGATTAATTAGGGGAAGTATATTGAAAATCTAAATAACCTTTGGAGAGCTTGCTCATAGGTGCCAGCATTTTCAACTGGTTCATAGAGTCCAGTGTCCAAATTTACGCGTGACATTTGACTCTTCAACAAGTTTTCTCCAACTTTGACCAGATCATCCAAGTTTTTCGTCGTAGATAAATCAGCAGAAGACAGGTTCCCTTGTAGTTTATCATCCTGATTTTTCAGTCAAGATAAGATACGTATCCAATGCATGTGTTTAAAGCAGCATGAAGTGGATATAGGAACTTACATCAATTCGTAGGTATTTGTCTTCAGAATGAAGGGCTTCAAACACTACACAATTGTGATAATCAACCATATGTGCACTAGCTTTACTATAGCAATCGATTAATGGTGTACTCCCGTTGTAATATAACCAACTTATAACCCCCCACTTGGAAGCCATTTTAGAATTGTATTTTTCTCCATCTGTCTTGGAGCCTGTCCCCAGAGAAATCACAAGATAACGAGCATAATCGGTGGGCTTGATTGGGAAGAAATCTGGGTTCTTCTTCATTGTTTGCTTCGTTACTTCACTAATAGCAATCAAAGTCTGTATGAAATATAATAAATCAGGTCAAATTCATCTATATTACAGTATAAATTGATTACTCTATTAATGTTTCTGCAGAGTTTCTTACTGGGTTACTAGCAGCCACGCCACCATCAATGAGGTTAAATTCTTGCACATTCCCATCTGAATCTTGGTTCTCGAAAGAATAAGCAGGGAGAAAAGTTGGAGCTGCTGAGGTGGCTATGCATATATCTGAGAGTGGAGCATCAAGCACTGGGTGGGATGTCACCTGCATTTAAAGAAATTGAAACTTCTTCTAAGATTGGTGACAGTGGGTAGTACATCATTCTTTGTGATAAAACAAGAAACAAACAACTGAAAATCCCTGAAACCTGATATGTAGAGAAGATGGTAGGCTGAAGTTTCTTGATATCAAAAGTTGGGATAACCACATTCGTCAAGGTTTGATGCAACTTTGTGTCCTTCAATATGCTT
This sequence is a window from Hevea brasiliensis isolate MT/VB/25A 57/8 chromosome 10, ASM3005281v1, whole genome shotgun sequence. Protein-coding genes within it:
- the LOC110668595 gene encoding patatin-like protein 3 — encoded protein: MQRRESCKVQPPTYGNLITVLSIDGGGVRGIIPGVILAFLESKLQELDGEDARLADYFDVIAGTSTGGLIAAMLAAPDEKERPLFAAKDIVSFYLENCPKIFPQTEGILAWIVNLWKVLTGSKYNGKYLHKLVRSILKDTKLHQTLTNVVIPTFDIKKLQPTIFSTYQVTSHPVLDAPLSDICIATSAAPTFLPAYSFENQDSDGNVQEFNLIDGGVAASNPTLIAISEVTKQTMKKNPDFFPIKPTDYARYLVISLGTGSKTDGEKYNSKMASKWGVISWLYYNGSTPLIDCYSKASAHMVDYHNCVVFEALHSEDKYLRIDDDKLQGNLSSADLSTTKNLDDLVKVGENLLKSQMSRVNLDTGLYEPVENAGTYEQALQRFAKLLSDEKKVRESRSPQAKASK